The following coding sequences are from one Panicum hallii strain FIL2 chromosome 5, PHallii_v3.1, whole genome shotgun sequence window:
- the LOC112894867 gene encoding polygalacturonase At1g48100-like, with amino-acid sequence MWSSVVVVPPAALLAGALLCLAALPAPAVAAARPTGRTTLSVLSFGAAADGVTDDAEALVAAWRAACRVPRATVLLLPSRHRFLVSPVTLQGPCSTRLTLQVDGTLLAPPDMDSWPKSRRPLQWLNFKWLNGFTIQGAGTVDGQSITSLQDSSPADAPHQRSTVHWHSSGAKPTLVRFYGSFNVTVRNIRISNSPQCHLKFDSSGGIKVKNVTISSPGDSPNTDGIHLQNTRDVEIRSSRIGCGDDCVSIQTGCSNVHMKNIVCNPGHGISVGGLGKDNSLACVSDLVAENINVQNALYGVRIKTWQGGVGSVRNVTFSNVRVANVATPIAIDQFYCDRGGARCANRTGAVAITGVAYRRVVGTYSFQPVRLACSDARPCTGVSMVDVRLSPAASAPAGTVAPLCWNSYGEASGTIEPLGVGCLQRSNGYAMPLTQPSNYTC; translated from the exons ATGTGGAgctccgtcgtcgtcgtcccgcCGGCTGCATTGCTGGCCGGCGCGCTCCTGTGCCTGGCGGcgctgccggcgccggcggttgCGGCGGCGAGGCCGACGGGGAGGACGACGCTCAGCGTCCTGTCGttcggagcggcggcggacggggTCACCGACGACGCGGAG GCACTCGTGGCAGCTTGGCGAGCGGCGTGCCGGGTCCCGCGCGCCACCGTGCTGCTGCTCCCGTCCAGGCACAGGTTCCTCGTCTCGCCGGTGACGCTACAGGGCCCCTGCAGCACGAGGCTCACGCTCCAGGTGGACGGCACCCTGCTGGCGCCACCGGACATGGACTCCTGGCCCAAGTCCAGGAGGCCTCTCCAGTGGCTCAACTTCAAGTGGCTGAACGGTTTCACCATCCAGGGAGCTGGCACGGTCGACGGCCAGAGCATCACTTCGCTGCAGGATTCGTCACCAGCTGATGCTCCTCATCAG AGATCTACGGTGCACTGGCATTCATCAGGAGCCAAGCCTACG CTTGTAAGGTTTTACGGCAGCTTCAATGTCACTGTGCGCAACATCCGGATCAGCAACAGCCCACAGTGCCACCTCAAGTTCGACAGCTCCGGAGGCATCAAGGTGAAGAATGTCACCATCTCTTCCCCCGGGGACAGCCCCAACACCGACGGCATCCATCTTCAGAACACCAGGGACGTCGAGATCAGGAGCTCCCGCATCGGCTGCG GCGATGACTGCGTGTCGATACAGACTGGGTGCTCTAATGTTCACATGAAGAACATCGTCTGCAATCCAGGCCATGGAATCAG TGTAGGAGGACTGGGGAAGGACAACAGTCTGGCCTGTGTCTCTGATCTAGTTGCAGAGAACATCAACGTGCAGAACGCTCTGTACGGTGTCAGGATCAAGACATGGCAG GGGGGCGTGGGCTCGGTGCGGAACGTCACCTTCTCCAACGTCCGGGTGGCGAACGTGGCCACCCCCATCGCCATCGACCAGTTCTACTGtgacaggggcggcgcgcggtgcGCCAACCGGACCGGCGCGGTGGCCATCACCGGCGTGGCGTACCGGCGCGTCGTCGGGACGTACTCGTTCCAGCCGGTGCGCCTGGCGTGCAGCGACGCCCGGCCGTGCACCGGGGTCAGCATGGTGGACGTGCGcctgtcgccggcggcgagcgcgccGGCCGGCACCGTGGCGCCGCTCTGCTGGAACTCCTACGGCGAGGCGTCGGGGACGATAGAGCCGCTG